GCCGCATATATTCGGAAAACGCACCAATCTGAACTGCCATCGATCGAATTCCTAGACGGTCCTCGTATCGGCACAGAACTGATAGCCAATGCCGCGCACGGTTTTGATCAGCTTGGGGTTTTTGGCATCTTTTTCAATTTTGCGGCGCAGGCGACTGATCTGGATATCGATACTGCGGTCAAACGGGATAGAGCTTTGCCCGCGTACGATATCAACAAGCTGTTCACGCGACAGCGCACGCTTGTTATGCTTGACCAGCGCCAGCAACAGCGAAAATTCCCCGGTCGACAAATGCACCGCCACATCATCCAGATCGCGCAATTCACGTGATCCGATATCGAGCGTCCAGTCGGCAAACAGGATTTTCTGGGTTTTGGTTTCTTCGTGATGAACCTGTGTCACGGTACCGGTTTCAAAACGGCGGAACACGGCACGAATACGGGCCAGCAATTCACGCGGATTGAACGGCTTGGTCAGATAGTCATCTGCACCCAGTTCAAGACCAAGAATACGATCTGTATCCTCGCCCACCGCAGTCAGCATGACAATCGGTACCTTGGAATTGCGGCGCACATCCCGACAGAGCGCAAAACCATCCTCGCCAGGCAACATGATATCAAGGATCACCAGATCAATATTCCAGTCACGAAGCGCACGATGCATCTCCGCCCCGTCGGAAACGGTGGTGATACGAAACCCGTGCTGGAGCAGGAATTTTTTCAGGAGCTTCTGGATTTCCTGATCGTCATCGACAACCAGAATATGGGGTTCACGCCGCGTACTCAGTCTCCGCCTCCCTTGGATCCGACAGGTCCGTGACCGGACTGTCGCGCGGAGTTTAGTGCATATTGTCCCGGGTTTGAACTATTTTACCCAATGCCGGGGATAAATGAAAAAGCCGGGATAAAAAACCCCGGCTTTCCTAAAGAAAATCTTCTTCCCCAACGTGTTAGGTGACCTATTTCAGGTCATAAACCTTGGTGCTTCCCGATACTTCGGATGCGACGATCAACATTGCATTGCCCGTCGGGCTGTTTTTGGCATCAACAAACAGCATCCCTTCCGGGGCAAGTTCACCCGCGGTGTCGGCTTCCGGGCTTCCGGAATATCGACGATCAGAATGATATGTCACGAATTGCGGGTTAACCGGATTGGTCAGATCATAGACCATAAACCCGCCCTGACGTTCCAGACCGATGAAAGCATAAGGCGTGCCATTGACATAACCCGATGCCAGACCTTCGGGTTCTGGCCCCTTGTCATCGGAACGATTATCGCGGCTATAGTTTTCGGTATCCGAGGCATTGAAAACATTGCTGTAATTCGCTGCCATGAACTGTTCAAATTGATCACCACTGTCAAAGACCATCTTGCCACCGGCATCAAGGACCGAGAACGACCGGGCGCCATAGCTATAAATCACATCGAAATCACCATCGCCGTCAATGTCGCCCTGTGCCTTGGTGGTTTTAAGGCGGCCCAGGTTTTCATCCTTTTGCAGGTTTGCTGCATTCGGGAATGCTACCGGATCAAGGGTCAACTTGCCGACGCGGGTTTCCTCGCTATAGCCATCATAATCGCGGGAATCGCCTTCGTTCGCGATCAGCACCCAGGTTTTGCCATCGATTTCAATCGTATCAATGGTGTCGGGCATATACATCCCCATCACCGGCCAGGTGCGGATATTGATCTTGCCGTCCTTGTCGCTGGCATCAAACGCATTGACCGAATGGTCCTTGAACCCAAGACCGGCAACACGGATCACGCTGGCGGTTGCAATATCAAGGATCGCAACAGCGTTATTTTCCTGAAGCGACACATAGGCCGTTTTACTGTCTTTCGACACGGCGATATATTCCGGCTCAACATCCTGTGCGACACTTGACGTGCCCGGGTTCGATACCCGCATGCCGTATGGAAGCGTCGCATCATTCAAAAAGGCGAAATCAACGTTACGAACATCCGCATCCGTTAACTTGGCCACATCACCCGATACCGGAATGATCGAAACGCTGCCTTCCGGATCATTGTCAAACGCATCATTTGGTTCACCTTCATTGGCAACCAAAACATATTTACCATCCGGGGTAAATTTGATCATATCGGGCAAGGCGCCCACAGTAACGGCTGCGATAAAATCACCATTGGTGGTAAAGAACACAGCTTTGCCAGATGCCTGTTTATCTTTATTTTCAACAGCAACGGCCACAACGCCATCGTGAACAGCAACGCTGTTGGCGGCTTTGCCCCAATTCGAAAGATCAAGCGCCCCGATTTTACTGATTTCATTTGGGTTCGACATATCAAGAATGTCGATGGCCTTATCCCCACCATTCACAACAAAAATACGCTTGGTCACCGGATCAAATGCCGGAATTTCAGCCGCACTTTCATCAAACACGCCGGTGCGATATTCGCCCATTGAAAGGATCGAAAGCGGTTTGGCCGCCGGTGTTGCCGTATCAAGCCCCATCGCAACGTTCTTTGACGTCGCCGCTGTACCACAAGCCCCAAGAAGCACAGACATCGCAACAGTCGCCATTAATGAATAACGCATAGTTCCCCCTGAAAACTGAATTAACCGTGGCAGACAACCTGCAAACAAGCCGTAACAGTTTGATGACGACGCCGTGACAGTTTCATAAATTTCCTGAACCCCGCTATGCTCTGAACAGCCACAATCAACCTAAAGCAATAACCGTTCACGAAAATCAGTTGGAAACAGCAAGAATGGCCACGATCAATATCGCCGTGATCGGTGCGGGCATGGCTGGCCTTAAGGCAGCATCGACCCTGCATGGCATTGGCATCAATGTAACGGTCTTTGAAAAAAGCCACGGCACAGGCGGGCGGCTTGCGACCCGCCGAACCGAATTTGGCAATTTCAACCATGGCGCCCAATATGTGACGGCACGTGATCCGGCATTCCGTGCCTTCCTGCGCCATGCCGCAAGCCAAAATTCAGCGCGCGACTGGCGGCCCAACCTGTATCACGGCCAGCAAGCCCAAAGACAACAGACGCCACGCCCGATTGCGGATGGCAACACCGCCGCCGACATTTGGTATCAGGGCGCGCCACTAATGAACAAGCTGGTCACGCCTCTTCTGACCTCATTTGAAATTCGCACCCGTCACCACATCAATCGCATTGAACCACATGGCCCCCGTGAATTTATCCTGCATAATAATCTTGGTCAGGAATTTGGTCCTTTTGACGGTGTAATCGCAACTGCACCGGCCCCTCAAGCCGCCGAACTGTTACAGCCCTTAAGCCCGCGGTTTGATGTCATCAATAACGTTAAAATTGCTCCCTGCTGGTCAGCAATGATCGCATTTGCCAACCCTTTACCCACGGCATTTGACGCCATGGTCCATCCTGACCCTGCCATCAGTTGGGCCGCGCGAAGCGACAATAATAATAATCTGCCCCACAGACCATCACCGGATCTTTGGGTTTTGCACGCCACCACAGAATGGTCCCGTGACAATCTGGAAGACGACAACGAACGTGTCGCATCGCGCTTGCTGGAAAAATTTCGCGATATATGTGGCAGCCGACTTCCCGAAATCATATCAATCGACGCCCATCGCTGGCGATATGCCCGAACGGAAACACCGCTTGGCCAAAGCCATTTAACCGGGATGAAGGGTCGAATAATTGCCGCAGGTGACTGGTGCCTTGGCGCACGGGTCGAAGCCGCATGGCGCAGCGGAAAATGCGCGGCACATGCCATGATCGAAACTCTGACCAGTTGATCCCCATGGCAAAAAAGAATGCGTAAACAAAGACAAGGACGGTGCCAGCCGATAGCCGCCACCGCCCCCAAATGATTGACGTCTGCATCACGTGTGGTGATTAACCACGCAATGCCTGCAACTGCTTGATCAAACCGGCCGTGGATGCATCACGGGCATCGGCACTTTGCGTGGCCTGCACCATCGGCAACAATTCCTTGGCCAATTGTTTGCCCAGTTCCACCCCCCATTGGTCATAGGAATTGACGTTCCAAATGATGCCCTGAACAAAGATTTTATGTTCATACATCGCAACCAAACGTCCCAACGTGAAGGGATCAAGCTGCTTATACAGGATCATATTGCTCGGCTTGTTGCCGGCAAAAACCTTTTGCGGGGCCAGAACATCAATCTCGGCCGGGGTTAAGTTGGTATCCGAAAGTTCATCGCGGACTTCGGCCTCGGTCTTACCACGCATCAGGGCCTCGGCCTGGGCAAAGCAATTCGCCACCAGCTTGTCATGATGGTTTGCCAGTGGATGCAATGCATTGGCCGCTACAATGAAATCAACCGGGATCAGTTCTGTTCCCTGATGGATCAGCTGATAAAACGCATGCTGGCCATTGGTCCCGGGCTCGCCCCAAATAATCGGACCGGTTTCGTAATATATCGGCTTGCCATCGCGGGTCACCGACTTGCCGTTGCTTTCCATATCGGCCTGCTGCAAATAGGCAGGCAGTCGTGACAAATGCTGATCATACGGCAAAATCGCCTGACTGGATGCGCCCAGCACATTGCGATACCACACCCCGATCAACGCCAAAGTCACCGGAATATTTTTATCAAGCGGGGCGGTCTGGAAATGCAGATCCATCGCCTGCGCACCGCGCAACAATTCTTCGAACCTGTCATAACCAACGGCCAGAATGATTGGCAACCCAATCGCCGACCAAAGGCTGTAACGGCCCCCAACCCAATCCCAGAAACCGAACGCATTATCAGTATCGATGCCAAAGGCGGCGACCTTATCAAGGGCGGTCGACACGGCCACGAAATGCTTGGCAACCGCGGCCTCGTCCTTTAGCAGCCCAATCAGCCAATCCCGCGCCGAAAAGGCATTGGTCAGGGTTTCATCGGTGGTAAAGGTCTTTGACGCAATGATGAAAAGCGTCGTTTCCGCATCAAGGTCTTTCAGCGTATCAACAATATGTGCGCCATCGACATTGGAAACAAAATGGCAGCGAATGCCGTCAATATGATACGGGCGCAAGGCCTCGTTGACCATCACCGGGCCAAGGTCCGAGCCACCAATCCCGATATTGACCACATCGGTAATCGCCTTGCCGGTATGCCCCTTCCAATCGCCACGATGAATGCGTGCACTAAAGGCCTTCATCCGTGCCAATACGGCTTTGACATCAGGCATGACATCCTGACCATCAATCACCACCGGGCCACCATCCAGATTGCGAAGGGCGGTGTGAAGCACTGCACGGTCTTCGGTGACATTGATCCGCTCACCGGCAAACATGCGATCGCGCCAGCTTTCAACCTGTGCCGCCCCGGCCAGATCACGAAGGGCTGTCATCACTTCATCGGTGATCAGGTTTTTTGAATAATCAACAAACAGATCATCCAGCGTGACCTGAAAACGGTCAAACCGCGCCGGATCATCGACAAAAGCCTTGCGTAAATTGAGGCTCTTGGAAACATCCCCCCCCAATTGATCAAGCTTTTCCCAGCAGGTCGTCATATTTTCTGTGGACATTCCACCCTCGGCTTCAAACAGATAGCAAACAATACCGGCGTTATATTCAAAGAATAACATGCCGATACGACCATTTGTGGGACAGTTTATGGGACATTTTGATGGCAATTCCGATGGGGTGAAACTGCCATCAAACAAATTCTAACCGGGCAATCCGTTCACAGACAGGAATTGCGCAACCTCTGCCTCGGTCGGAAGGGCCGCAATCGCACCGCGTTTGGTGGCTGTCATCGCGCCGACCGCATTGGCAAATCGGCAGGCAGCAGCGACCTTTTCCGCCGATGTCAGCAATTCCGGGTCCTTAAGCAAACGTGACAGGAAACCGGCGGTAAAGCCATCCCCTGCCCCGGTCGCATCAACCGCTGTGACTTTGAACGGCTTGGCCGCCCCTTCAAAATCCGGGGTAAAGAAACGGCTGCCTTTCGGGCCGGATGTTACGATCATCAGTTTCCAGTGATCACACCATAATTCGCGAACCCCTGCCTCAAGGTCATCCTTCCCGGTGATAAAGGCCACTTCATCATCGGAAATCTTGACCACATCCGCCTTGGTAATCGCAAGCCGCAACATATCACGCGCGGCGTCCGGATTGGGCCAAAGCGGCAAACGAAGGTTCGGATCACAGGAAATAATCGCCCCGTTTTCGCGTGCAATGTCAATTGCGGCAAGGGTCGCTGCACGCGGATCATCATCAATCATGCAAAGCGTACCGTAATGAAACAGGTCACAGCCTTTGAGCATATCCTGATCAAGATCGGCCGGTGTCAGCAACATATCCGCCGACGGGCTGCGATAGAAAGAAAATTCGCGTTCGCCATCGGCACGCAGCGACACAAAAGCCAACCCGGTCAGGGCTTCCTTGGTCAGAACAATGCCCGATGTATCAACATTGTCGGCCTTTAAAGTATCGACCAGAAAATGGCCAAAAGCATCATCGCCAAGCTTGCCGATAAAACCGGTTTCAATGCCCAGCCGTTGCAATCCCACAGCCACATTGCCCGGCGCACCACCTGCGGCCTTGGCAAAGGCCGGTGCATCGGCAAGGCCGGTACCGGTCACAGTCGGGACAAAATCAATCAGCAATTCCCCAAGGCAAACTGCTTTTGCGCTCATAGCGATTCTCCGTTTATATCGCCCGTCAACCGGGTTGCGGGCATTATCATTTGCTGTGGGACGCGATGGTTTTAAATCGATTCAATTCATCAGGCAAAGAAAAAGCCACCTTAGGCAAAAAGTGGCTTTAGCCCGCTGCTTTTTCAATAACTTCAGGCCGATTTCCCCAGCGCAACTTCACGCCCGCGGCCAAGCGATGTCATCCATTCATCGAAATGATCATCATGCTCAAGCTGATAACGATAATGGCGTGTCAGCGCCGCATTCAGTTTACCACCCCGCCCCAGCAGATCATCGGCAAAGGAAATCATGCGCGAATTGGGCCAGGCAATCGGACGAATGGCACGAAGGGTTGCAAAAAGTTCATCTTCGTTTGCATCGGGCTGGGTTTGCGCCATGAGCGTCAGCATCGCTGCTGTCGAACGTGAAACGCCCATATGGCAATGCACCAGCAAATGGCCGTCCTTACGGGCATCGACGGTGTTTTTGAGTCCCTCACCAAAGGCGAGAACCTCTTCGACATGGGCGACCGTCGGAGCCATCTGACCGGGCAGTTCATCAATGATATCGTGGAACCGCAAAATGGTACGTTCATGCGGGGCATAAGCCGCGAATGCATCCGGGTCCGGTCTTTCCGGATCAAGGACCGAAAGCACATGCGAAACCGACCGGGTTTGATGGGTTGGCAGTTCATCAATGCCACAAATCGTCAAAAGCGAAATAGAAACCGGTTTCATGTCTTTCCTCCAATACACTGATTAAGCGTAATAACATCACAGCAACCGTAAAAAGCAAAGGGCCGGTACTGTTAAAATACCGGCCCGCGTTGAAATCTGTGTGATCTTGCTATTACGGCTTTCGGTTCACCGCATGGATATTCAGCATTTCCCAAGCAATCGTCGCACCGGCAAGCGATGTGATGTCCGATACATCATAAGGCGGGGAAACTTCCACCACGTCCGAGCCGATCAGATTGATCCCCCCCGCAAGACCGCGCAGGATCGAAACCGCCTGATGGCTGGTCAGGCCGCCCAGAACCGGCGTGCCGGTGCCCGGTGCATAGCACGGGTCAAGCCCGTCGATATCAAAGGTGATATAGGCGTGATTGTCGCCGACCACGTCTTTGATTTTGGCAACGATCTGATCAATCGACATCGCCTGCACATCCGGCCCGTACAGGATGTTATATCCATGGGTCGATTCATTATGCGTGCGGATGCCAACCTGAATGGATTTCGACGCGTCAACAATGCCATTCTTTGCCGCATGCCAGAACATGGTGCCATGATCGATACGATCGCCATCATCTTCCCATGTGTCGGAATGGGCATCGAACTGGATCAGCGAAATTCCCTTGCCGTACTTTTCGGCATGAGCCTTCAGGATTGGGTAACTGATGAAATGGTCGCCACCAATCGTCAGCATTTTCGCACCCGAGCTAACGATATCGCGTGCGTGATCCTCGATCATCTCCGGGATTTTATGCGGATAACCGGGATCAATCACCATATCGCCATAGTCGATCACGGCCAGTTCACCAAAAATATCGCGCCCGGACGGGAAATGCGGTGCCCATGCAAGATTTACCGACGCACGGCGCACCCCCTGCGGGCCAAGGCGCGTACCAGGGCGGCTCGACGTTGCAAGATCAAAGGGGATGCCCGTAACCGCAACATCAATGCCCGTAAGATCACGGGTATATTTGCGGCGCATGAATGACAGCGCGCCGGAATACATCGGCTCGCTGGTATTCTGATGCACGGATTTCGCAGTAAAAGCGTTGTCGCCGCCTTTGGTATCAATAACCCCGGTACTGCTCATAATTCGTCCCCTTGTCCTTTCCGAACCTCAGGCGTCGCCTAGTGCAATCCAGGTCGACTTGATTTCACAATATTTGTCCATCGCATGCAGCGAACGGTCACGACCGGTGCCCGATTGCTTGTAACCGCCAAACGGCATGGTGATGGATCCACCGTCCCAGCAATTGACCCAGACAAGACCGGCACGCAGTTTTTTCGCGGCCAGATGCGCCTTGTTGATATCGCGCGTCCATACGGCTGCGGCAAGTCCATATGGCGTATCATTTGCCGTCTGAACAGCCTCTTTCCAATCCTTGACCGAAATCACCGACAAAACCGGGCCAAAGATTTCTTCCTTGGCAATCGTCATGTCGTTTTTGACCGCATCAAAAACGGTTGGTTCGACATAATAGCCACCGGACTCGGTGCGTGCACGCTTGCCGCCGGTGCAAAGTTTTGCACCCTCGGCCGCCCCCTTCTCGATATAGCCGAGAACGCGGTTCATCTGATTTTCATCGACGATTGCGCCCATCTGGCTGTTCGGGTCTAGGGGGTCACCCGGCTGCATTTTGCGGCCTGCTGCAACCACTTTCTCGATGAATTCGTCCTTGATGCTTTCTTCGACAATCAGGCGCGAACCGGCCGTGCAAACCTCGCCCTGATTATAGAAAATTCCGCCTGCTGCCGCTTCGGCCGCCGCGTCCATGTCGGGGCAATCGGCCAGAACGATATTCGGGCTTTTTCCACCGCATTCCAGCCAGACGCGTTTCATGTTCGACTGACCGGAATATTG
The Thalassospira xiamenensis M-5 = DSM 17429 DNA segment above includes these coding regions:
- a CDS encoding response regulator, whose protein sequence is MSTRREPHILVVDDDQEIQKLLKKFLLQHGFRITTVSDGAEMHRALRDWNIDLVILDIMLPGEDGFALCRDVRRNSKVPIVMLTAVGEDTDRILGLELGADDYLTKPFNPRELLARIRAVFRRFETGTVTQVHHEETKTQKILFADWTLDIGSRELRDLDDVAVHLSTGEFSLLLALVKHNKRALSREQLVDIVRGQSSIPFDRSIDIQISRLRRKIEKDAKNPKLIKTVRGIGYQFCADTRTV
- a CDS encoding choice-of-anchor I family protein; this encodes MRYSLMATVAMSVLLGACGTAATSKNVAMGLDTATPAAKPLSILSMGEYRTGVFDESAAEIPAFDPVTKRIFVVNGGDKAIDILDMSNPNEISKIGALDLSNWGKAANSVAVHDGVVAVAVENKDKQASGKAVFFTTNGDFIAAVTVGALPDMIKFTPDGKYVLVANEGEPNDAFDNDPEGSVSIIPVSGDVAKLTDADVRNVDFAFLNDATLPYGMRVSNPGTSSVAQDVEPEYIAVSKDSKTAYVSLQENNAVAILDIATASVIRVAGLGFKDHSVNAFDASDKDGKINIRTWPVMGMYMPDTIDTIEIDGKTWVLIANEGDSRDYDGYSEETRVGKLTLDPVAFPNAANLQKDENLGRLKTTKAQGDIDGDGDFDVIYSYGARSFSVLDAGGKMVFDSGDQFEQFMAANYSNVFNASDTENYSRDNRSDDKGPEPEGLASGYVNGTPYAFIGLERQGGFMVYDLTNPVNPQFVTYHSDRRYSGSPEADTAGELAPEGMLFVDAKNSPTGNAMLIVASEVSGSTKVYDLK
- a CDS encoding NAD(P)/FAD-dependent oxidoreductase translates to MATINIAVIGAGMAGLKAASTLHGIGINVTVFEKSHGTGGRLATRRTEFGNFNHGAQYVTARDPAFRAFLRHAASQNSARDWRPNLYHGQQAQRQQTPRPIADGNTAADIWYQGAPLMNKLVTPLLTSFEIRTRHHINRIEPHGPREFILHNNLGQEFGPFDGVIATAPAPQAAELLQPLSPRFDVINNVKIAPCWSAMIAFANPLPTAFDAMVHPDPAISWAARSDNNNNLPHRPSPDLWVLHATTEWSRDNLEDDNERVASRLLEKFRDICGSRLPEIISIDAHRWRYARTETPLGQSHLTGMKGRIIAAGDWCLGARVEAAWRSGKCAAHAMIETLTS
- the pgi gene encoding glucose-6-phosphate isomerase is translated as MSTENMTTCWEKLDQLGGDVSKSLNLRKAFVDDPARFDRFQVTLDDLFVDYSKNLITDEVMTALRDLAGAAQVESWRDRMFAGERINVTEDRAVLHTALRNLDGGPVVIDGQDVMPDVKAVLARMKAFSARIHRGDWKGHTGKAITDVVNIGIGGSDLGPVMVNEALRPYHIDGIRCHFVSNVDGAHIVDTLKDLDAETTLFIIASKTFTTDETLTNAFSARDWLIGLLKDEAAVAKHFVAVSTALDKVAAFGIDTDNAFGFWDWVGGRYSLWSAIGLPIILAVGYDRFEELLRGAQAMDLHFQTAPLDKNIPVTLALIGVWYRNVLGASSQAILPYDQHLSRLPAYLQQADMESNGKSVTRDGKPIYYETGPIIWGEPGTNGQHAFYQLIHQGTELIPVDFIVAANALHPLANHHDKLVANCFAQAEALMRGKTEAEVRDELSDTNLTPAEIDVLAPQKVFAGNKPSNMILYKQLDPFTLGRLVAMYEHKIFVQGIIWNVNSYDQWGVELGKQLAKELLPMVQATQSADARDASTAGLIKQLQALRG
- a CDS encoding PfkB family carbohydrate kinase, with amino-acid sequence MSAKAVCLGELLIDFVPTVTGTGLADAPAFAKAAGGAPGNVAVGLQRLGIETGFIGKLGDDAFGHFLVDTLKADNVDTSGIVLTKEALTGLAFVSLRADGEREFSFYRSPSADMLLTPADLDQDMLKGCDLFHYGTLCMIDDDPRAATLAAIDIARENGAIISCDPNLRLPLWPNPDAARDMLRLAITKADVVKISDDEVAFITGKDDLEAGVRELWCDHWKLMIVTSGPKGSRFFTPDFEGAAKPFKVTAVDATGAGDGFTAGFLSRLLKDPELLTSAEKVAAACRFANAVGAMTATKRGAIAALPTEAEVAQFLSVNGLPG
- a CDS encoding tyrosine phosphatase family protein, which encodes MKPVSISLLTICGIDELPTHQTRSVSHVLSVLDPERPDPDAFAAYAPHERTILRFHDIIDELPGQMAPTVAHVEEVLAFGEGLKNTVDARKDGHLLVHCHMGVSRSTAAMLTLMAQTQPDANEDELFATLRAIRPIAWPNSRMISFADDLLGRGGKLNAALTRHYRYQLEHDDHFDEWMTSLGRGREVALGKSA
- the speB gene encoding agmatinase, whose product is MSSTGVIDTKGGDNAFTAKSVHQNTSEPMYSGALSFMRRKYTRDLTGIDVAVTGIPFDLATSSRPGTRLGPQGVRRASVNLAWAPHFPSGRDIFGELAVIDYGDMVIDPGYPHKIPEMIEDHARDIVSSGAKMLTIGGDHFISYPILKAHAEKYGKGISLIQFDAHSDTWEDDGDRIDHGTMFWHAAKNGIVDASKSIQVGIRTHNESTHGYNILYGPDVQAMSIDQIVAKIKDVVGDNHAYITFDIDGLDPCYAPGTGTPVLGGLTSHQAVSILRGLAGGINLIGSDVVEVSPPYDVSDITSLAGATIAWEMLNIHAVNRKP